Proteins from a single region of Bombus huntii isolate Logan2020A chromosome 2, iyBomHunt1.1, whole genome shotgun sequence:
- the LOC126878140 gene encoding THO complex subunit 3 isoform X1, which translates to MRHLLITYFFKGISNDELISYFKSHNKIREQQSHSAKVHSVGWSCDGKLLASGSFDKSVCIFSLCPDRLKQETTFRGHGGSVDQLCWHAFYPELLSTASGDKTVRIWDTRTQKCTANISTRGENINISWSPDGNTIAVGNKEDLVTFIDARVMKIRAEEQFNFEVNEISWNKDSDTFYLTNGQGCVHILSYPDLELLHVIKAHPGTCICIEFDPTGRYFATGSADALVSLWDADELCCLRTFSRLEWPVRTISFSYDGQLLAAASEDLVIDIGEVETGEKIADIPVEAATFTVAWHPKQYLLAYACDDKDTYDRKRDAGSLKVFGFAND; encoded by the exons ATGCGCCATCTATTGATTACTTATTTTTTTAAAGGAATATCAAATG ATGAGCTGATCAGTTACTTCAAATCACACAACAAAATTAGAGAACAACAAAGTCATTCTGCTAAAGTACATAGCGTAGGATGGAGTTGCGATGGGAAACTGTTAGCTTCCGGATCTTTTGATAAATCTGTTTGCATTTTCTCCCTTTGTCCGGATCGTTTA AAACAAGAAACAACTTTCAGAGGGCATGGTGGTAGTGTGGATCAATTGTGCTGGCATGCCTTTTACCCTGAATTATTATCTACTGCGAGTGGAGACAAGACAGTTCGTATATGGGATACGAGGACTCAAAAATGCACAGCAAACATCAGTACAAGGggtgaaaatattaatatatcatGGTCACCTGATGGTAATACAATAGCAGTAGGAAATAAAGAAGATTTAGTGACTTTTATTGATGCACGGGTGATGAAAATTCGTGCGGAAGAACAATTTAACTTTGAAGTGAATGAAATTTCATGGAATAAGGATTCTGATACGTTTTATCTAACTAATGGCCAAGGCTGTGTTCATATACTTAGCTATCCAGACTTAGAACTGTTACATGTAATCAAAGCACATCCAGGGACATGTATTTGTATAGAATTTGATCCTACTGGAAGGTATTTTGCAACTGGTTCAGCAGATGCATTAGTTTCTTTATGGGATGCAGATGAACTGTGTTGTTTAAGAACATTTTCAAGATTAGAATGGCCAGTGAGAACCATATCATTTTCTTATGATGGACAATTATTGGCTGCAGCATCTGAGGATCTTGTGATAGATATAGGTGAAGTTGAAACTGGAGAGAAGATTGCAGATATACCAGTAGAGGCAGCAACCTTTACAGTAGCATGGCATCCAAAACAATATTTGTTAGCATATGCATGTGATGACAAAGATACTTATGACAGAAAACGTGATGCTGGCAGTTTGAAAGTATTTGGATTTGCCAATGactaa
- the LOC126878140 gene encoding THO complex subunit 3 isoform X2: MKRVTYELISYFKSHNKIREQQSHSAKVHSVGWSCDGKLLASGSFDKSVCIFSLCPDRLKQETTFRGHGGSVDQLCWHAFYPELLSTASGDKTVRIWDTRTQKCTANISTRGENINISWSPDGNTIAVGNKEDLVTFIDARVMKIRAEEQFNFEVNEISWNKDSDTFYLTNGQGCVHILSYPDLELLHVIKAHPGTCICIEFDPTGRYFATGSADALVSLWDADELCCLRTFSRLEWPVRTISFSYDGQLLAAASEDLVIDIGEVETGEKIADIPVEAATFTVAWHPKQYLLAYACDDKDTYDRKRDAGSLKVFGFAND; this comes from the exons ATGAAACGTGTAACAT ATGAGCTGATCAGTTACTTCAAATCACACAACAAAATTAGAGAACAACAAAGTCATTCTGCTAAAGTACATAGCGTAGGATGGAGTTGCGATGGGAAACTGTTAGCTTCCGGATCTTTTGATAAATCTGTTTGCATTTTCTCCCTTTGTCCGGATCGTTTA AAACAAGAAACAACTTTCAGAGGGCATGGTGGTAGTGTGGATCAATTGTGCTGGCATGCCTTTTACCCTGAATTATTATCTACTGCGAGTGGAGACAAGACAGTTCGTATATGGGATACGAGGACTCAAAAATGCACAGCAAACATCAGTACAAGGggtgaaaatattaatatatcatGGTCACCTGATGGTAATACAATAGCAGTAGGAAATAAAGAAGATTTAGTGACTTTTATTGATGCACGGGTGATGAAAATTCGTGCGGAAGAACAATTTAACTTTGAAGTGAATGAAATTTCATGGAATAAGGATTCTGATACGTTTTATCTAACTAATGGCCAAGGCTGTGTTCATATACTTAGCTATCCAGACTTAGAACTGTTACATGTAATCAAAGCACATCCAGGGACATGTATTTGTATAGAATTTGATCCTACTGGAAGGTATTTTGCAACTGGTTCAGCAGATGCATTAGTTTCTTTATGGGATGCAGATGAACTGTGTTGTTTAAGAACATTTTCAAGATTAGAATGGCCAGTGAGAACCATATCATTTTCTTATGATGGACAATTATTGGCTGCAGCATCTGAGGATCTTGTGATAGATATAGGTGAAGTTGAAACTGGAGAGAAGATTGCAGATATACCAGTAGAGGCAGCAACCTTTACAGTAGCATGGCATCCAAAACAATATTTGTTAGCATATGCATGTGATGACAAAGATACTTATGACAGAAAACGTGATGCTGGCAGTTTGAAAGTATTTGGATTTGCCAATGactaa
- the LOC126878150 gene encoding cilia- and flagella-associated protein 97-like translates to MSCLEESQADCRCLYTLTLTDAIIHEQFSEMKDSFNHVPSIHEVDEEETDEENTCDQESKTPKDIEQSADLAKDTIDEDSIYSNDSFCSDESGDESEGTNITSRSLNESHHSPEITNCTSNQKDRKSKKEEGSENIIQNNEITNLVSCRSSISEDNSIGIKQVRNRRRNMSFTDDEIRKIEWENQILLRKIMAQQRPKEKILHENVPSTRISSSAINRKKLQKKIENENILLLQRIQQTKSRVMNNTTKPGCRQTIL, encoded by the exons ATGTCATGCTTAGAAGAGAGTCAGGCTGATTGTAGGTGTCTGTATACATTAACGTTAACAGATGCAATAATTCATGAACAATTTTCTGAAATGAAAGATAGTTTCAATCATGTGCCCAGTATTCATGAAGTGGATGAAGAAGAAACTGACGAGGAAAATACCTGTGATCAAGAATCAAAGACCCCCAAAGATATTGAACAATCTGCAGATTTAGCAAAAGACACTATAGATGAAGATTCCATCTATAGCAATGACTCGTTCTGTTCTGATGAGTCTGGCGATGAATCTGAAGGAACTAACATCACATCAAGATCGCTTAATGAGTCCCATCATTCTCCTGAAATCACTAATTGCACAAGTAAtcaaaaagatagaaaaagtaaaaaagaagaaggatctgaaaatataatacaaaacaaTGAAATTACAAACTTAGTTTCCTGTAGAAGTTCAATATCTGAAGATAATtctataggcatcaaacaggTAAGGAACAGAAGGAGGAATATGAGTTTTACAGATGATGAAATTCGGAAGATCGAATGGGAGAATCAAATTCTTTTGAGAAAGATAATGGCACAACAAAGACCAAAGGAGAAGATACTTCATGAAAATGTCCCATCAACGCGCATAAGCAGCTCTGcaataaatagaaagaaattacagaagaaaatagaaaatgaaaatata TTACTGTTGCAAAGGATACAACAAACTAAATCACGTGTTATGAACAATACAACAAAACCTGGTTGTAGACAGACAATTTTATAA